The sequence TATTTCAATCACCTCAAATAATTTTAGGACTACAAAGTAACCAACATTGGTGATAATGAATTAGAAGGCTAAGATAGTAATTTGAGGTCATTCAATAATTAGACACATATCTCAACAAAACCTTATAAAAAAGACCTAATCATGCAATGATCCTTTGAAACTCACATCAAACTACTTACTTATAAAAGGGAAAATTCTCTTGGAATCTCTCTCTCAAACCCCAACCACTCAATCTCTTAATCTCCCAAATCAAAAACCCctgttttctcttcttctccttcttcttcttcttcttcttctcctcctttCTTCAATCCAAAATGTCATCTAATTCAATTTCACCTCAAAATCTAGTTGTAGTAGAAAATAATAATTCATTTCTTCCCTATGACAAACCCAAACCACAACCTTATAATAAGTATACAAATGATTACTTGTTAGCCTTCTTCTCTTCCCTATTATTCCTTCTCtccattttctttattttcatttcCATCTTCAAAAACCTCTCTTTTTCAGCTCTCCTCAACAGCACTATTTTTTGGTTCTTCATTTCCAACACTCTCATCTTCATAATTGCTGTTGATTATggtcttttctctctctcccaaCACAAAAGTTTCCACCTTTATGAAGATTATTACTCACCACCGAACCCAAAGTTAACTCATTTCCAACTTCAAACCTCTTCGTTAGTAGTATttgatgaaaagaaagaaacccCAGATGAGAAATTGGAAATTGTGGTTCAAAGTCCACGACTCGACTCTCCATCAAAGAAGACGACGACACCGGTGAGAACTTACCGGCGGAGGAAGTCGGATAAACCAAAAAGAATTGTTTCAATGGAGATCAGCAAGAAAATGATGGGGAAGAGATCAGAAAGTGAAAAGTATGAAGGACAGGAAATAGAAGATCAAAGTGAATTTGCAAAGATGACGGATGAAGAATTGAATAGAAGAGTGGAGGAGTTTATTCAAAGATTTAATAGACAAATGAGACTTCAAACTAAATTCAACTGAATTAATAAATAAAGTCTGTATAGAATGGCCACGAGggtttaattttataataataataataataataacaacaatgaGTCGAAAAGTTTTGTTGTTTGTGGCCGACctattttgtttcttgttttgtttGTGTCTTGTAAATTATTGGCTATTTTGAGACTTCCTAGAGATCTGTTCTGTcctttttattttccattttcttttcctaaaaGTTAAGAAGCTTTTGACTttctacccccccccccccccccccctttttttgttaaatttgttgctttcttgtgttaaattaaaaattaaatatccTCATTATTGTGTCTTCAGCTTCCAAGCTAAAATAAAGACAGTTAAGAACAAGTGAAAAATTATGCAAATtcttttagaaataaaaatctaacgagttttgaaataataattaatgtcTTGTTCTCTATATTATGTTCATATTGACATTGACCGATCTATATATCTAGGTGTGGATGactttaattaaaagttaaatatacctatttttgtttaaaatttgttaaacaCAAACATGAAAATCTCTAACTAATTAAATTGATTAGTAGATGGTGTACCATGACCTCATCATCATAAAGAGCATTGAGGTTAACGTAAAGACAAGATTATAACTTGATAAAGGTACAAGCAAAACAAGATCATTTGAGCGTGACAATTGATCTTTTTAAAGAATTAcaaatatatagaaaaatttattAATACTAAATGTTATCATTGATAGGATAtagtttatcattgatagacttccataattgaatttaaatttttctatGTCTACACGTTCTTTTGCAAAGTCTATATATGCTGATCTATTATATTTACAGTtgttaaatttgaagtttagtCTTAAAATTTGTGAATTTGTGTCTGTTCAAGTATGAATTAATAAAACAAGGCCGAGAATAGGAAGCATGACGGGAGGGAGCACACCCCCAAAAGAAAAGGTCAAATCCGGATAGAAGAAATTATACCAATTAGAAAATAACCAAACCAGAAGTTTAGTTCTGATACAATGCAACTTCTAGGGTCACAATCATCGATGCATCATTGGAGTTAGATGAAGATGTAGCCCCAAGTTGGAGTTAAAGAGAGGAGAAGTACACCTCGGAGGGGAACTCTAACACCCTTTTATATGCTTAGctcaattaaatattttagataCTAACTTAGGCACCTCAGTACCACACTCATATAAGTAGTCCCATGCAAATTAACTCTAACAAATACAGAATTTAAAACCTAACAATTTAACCACGATTAAATACTTATTCTTTCCACGTTACTCCAACTTTCTTGCTTCGTTGTCTGTCGATAGCTTGAAACGACcaaaccaaattttaaaatctaaaaatttaacttattattttattattaaaatttaactagGAATTCAACcattatactaaaaaaaatgaagaataaatagacttaattttcaaaagtaaaaataaaataaaataatgagttacataaaaaagaattaaacgAAATAGACATTCTATATACGAAGGTCCTAAATAAAGTGTAAATCACAACTTCAACAGGAATATAAATTTTAGATCTATAACATATCTATTATGATAATATAATATGTTTGGACTCccataattttgaaattaagtCCTAGACTCCTAATAACTCCTAAATATTCTACTATCCAAAGAATTTTGATAAAACTACAATTGGGATTTTTTGTTTCAATATAACTTCTTTGGTGTGAGCTTCATAGTAAGATGATTTCGTCAGGTACACAACGCTTTACCAGAGACAAAAGAGACATTGAAAGAGATACAAAATTATGCTTTACAATCAACGTCCAACACAAAccaaaaatattgaaactgAAATTCTTTCTGTACATTAATCTGACAAAGGTCGATCCCCATCCCAATCCTGCCCTCCTTCCAACGGCCGAAATTTTCGGTGTTGTTTGTGAGGAGAAAAGACTGGATTAGGCGAGGTAATTGTATATCTGAGGGTTGTTCTTGTCACGTTCTAGATACTCTCTATCGATAAGACTTTCAATCCGCTTCTTCAAATCAGCTGGCTTTATTGGAAACTTTAACTGTTCAACACAACACAAAAATCCAGTTCAACATCATCTACATATTCAAATATATTACACAACTTGTCACTTTCATGCTTCCTCCATATAAAATTTTACCCAGAATCAGATACAGCCATCTTTACTTTCATTTACAACAAATTTGACTGTGGACTAAAAGAATTGCATTATTGGAAACAAAAGATGAGAATAGTATACTATTGTACCAATTTAACGTAAGAAGAGAATGCATGGGAAACAAAGAAAATTCCTTTGTACCTGTTGGAAGAGCTCAGTTATCAGAAGAGTGTGACTTAGCACTTTTCGGGTTTTCATTATTCGAACAATAGCAGCATCCACCTGCAAGTGCCACGCAAAACAAGTTTAGGGATATCAGTAATCCTTTGTTGATTATGCTGTTTGGTCAGATATAACAAGCGTTTCAAGCCTATTCATTGACATTCCACCTTGAACAATATCTAACtgtttgattcttttgttttttctttttatttataaaaaaaatggggCAGAGGATTTGAACCATGGACCTCTTGGcccttaaaaaataaaaatgtcaaTTGAGCAAAGATCTTGGCTATCTAACTATTTGATTCTAGtttttttgtttagaaaaaaatggtGGCTAACCTGATATTGACGGTCCTGAAAGACTCTTTCAGTAGTGCTGGTATTCTCTTCTACCGTTTCCTTCATCTGAATGGCATTTACCTGAATCGACCACAACAAAACAATGCAATTTCAGCAACAGTAGGAGGTTGAAGTAACATGATCGTTCCCGATAGGCAAAATGGAAATTGGCATACCTTAAGACGGTAAAGTGGAGCAGTAAATCCATCATTGAACACAAATGAATCATTGTCCTCAACATCTCTGCCCTTTGGTATCTAAATATAAGATGGAGAAGGGAAAGAGAGAAAGGTCAGATTAAAAATTCTTTGAGTatattgaattatttttatgGTTTCACCAAGAAAAGACATCAAATGAAGATGCCACTCACCTTTTGTAGTACTCTAACTTTTCCACAGGCAAGTGACTGTAAAGTCCTCCTGAGTTCTTTATCCTCAATTCCAGTAGATTCTCTAATATCTTGGAAACTAAGTTTCTCAGCATCGTTGAAAAGCATTAAGACCACGGTCTGGATGACAATGCACAAATTAAATCTCTCCATgcgttaaaaaataaaatgatttcCAACCCCAGTTCATACAAGAGATAGACAAGAGGATAAAAGAGAATGCCCGAAGGTATCCCTTAAAACAAGCATAATTCCCAAAGTATTAACTCACCTGAAATAGGGAAACTGCCAACTCCTTTTTACCTTTTGGGAACTCGGCTTTCAGCACACAGTGGCCTAATGAATTATGCCACATTAAGCGTCTCCCACTGTATTTACTCAAATAGAACTCTTTGAAAATGTCCTGTAGAACAAAGCAAGGGAATCAAAGGACTACTCCAAGTTACACGTACATTAAGATCCATATTATTATCTTCCTCTCAAACCTGGTAGACATTCAACTCATGGGGAAGCCTAACATCCATGGGAGGGTAAGTTGGCCAGTACCTACAGACACCCAATAGATTATTATATTTCTTGTCAAAAGCCGAAGCAATGAGTGAGTTAATCAGAAAAATCACACTAAGTACAACTTACCCAGTAGTCAAGACATGAACACTCATCTCAATCCCCATGGGGAGCTTTGTCCTCGCTTGGGATGATTGCTTGAACGATTCATTTATCTCTTTAGACAATTCAATATCCTAATGCAGTTCACCATAAAATAAACTTCAGAAGATAGTCTGAGAATAATTCAAATACAGCACCAATAACACGACTAAGTTTTTATATTCCACTCGAGACAAAAATAGGAATTTGAAGACAGTGTTAAGGAAAAAGACAGCAAAACCAGAAGCACATATTTGATCTATGTGAGTTTCTACAATGAAACTATGGGGTCCATCTTCAGTCTATACAACTACTAACAGAGCTCTCCTCCCCAAATCAGCGAATTTCTGGTTTAAATCAAACTAGTCACAGTTTTGAAGTAAAGCTAAGGTCATTGGACTAATGTTGACCACCATTGGGTCCTTTCAATCAAAAGAAATTACAACAGAGATTTTGCTGAGGTGGAGGATCTTGAATTTTGAGAAGATATATGACGTTCATAATCTACGCACAGTATAGTTTTTATCCATTTTCTATACAATCCAATTGGTGAGTGTTTAAGATTTGCCCCATTTGCCCCTTTCCCTTTGCAATTTTGCCTTACAACAAAATATTTAGTTTCATTTGTACATcttgcaaaaataacaaaaataaagcaatcaataaattaaaatccaaatttaatttaaaaaaggaaaaaaagagcAAAATGGTAACGAAACTATCCAGTTGACAAACAAGAACGTGTGAAATATTCATCATTGTTTTAATCATGCGGTAACAAGCAAACTGCCAATATGGTACACCTTCGAACTCCAACCAGCACCATACAAAACCAATTTTTATAAGAGAGATTCAATAAGCCCCAGATGCACCCTACAAATAAAAACTAGGAGCAAGGATGCCATTTGATGTCAAATGAAATCAAATCTTCATAACAACTAACCACAATTCACTACTCTTGgaaattcttttttaataaattcCAGAATTACACACCTTAAACATTCCTTCAAGTTTGTTCGTAAACTGACTACCACACTCTGTCTTCAGCTGTAATAAAGCTAACAGAACTAGTTAGTTTCATTAAATCATCTGTGAGTTAAAGAACTGGTTAAGAACTTGTTGGCACGATTAGTGAGCAATGTACAACAATCACTATTGAAAACTAAAATAAGAGAAATTTATCTCTGACTTTGGAAATCATAGACTTTTCTGCATCAATTGAAGCACTCTTTCCTAGAAGTAGCCTCTTTGCAAGATCCTTCTTGTAAAAGGCTTCAAACACATCCTTGCCCTACAACAAACAAAACGAAGCAGGCAATAAGAACTGTTGCTCCATGTCAAACATAAATGAGCTTAAGTTGCggtgaaatgaaatgaaaattcAAGAAAAAATCATTCTAGATCAATCAGATCTCCCATGACACATTCCTAACAATGATAACTACCTGAATAAACCTGAACAGAACCAACACTTTGTCTAGTGTACCCTCCAATTCTTCTTCAGAAGTACCCTTATTTCCAGCACGGAGCTTTTCATCCAGAAACTTAGCAATCAATTCAGCAGGACGATTCtacagaaagaaagaaaattttatgTGTTAGATCACATAACTGAACACAAGTGAGcagtagaataaaaaaaaatattaaatgcATGTTAAGACATGAAAAGCATATGAAAGAATAAGACATGAAAAGTTGATGAGGCAACTGAATATGGGCATTAAAAGTAATATAGCTCAGCAGAATTAAATCACATTGATGCATGTGAGGCCCATAGTTTTTACAGTTTTATGAACAAGAAGAAAGCCCAAAATTGACCACATTACATCTGACGAAAAGAAGTTAAACTCCTGCTAATCATGCTTATAACACTAGGCTGACCAAATAGGGTTTCTCCTTCacctttcttcttcattcaaCAAGCTGAAACgttaattcttaattttttcTCTTAATGAAGGGTGGTCCTGTCTCACTTTCAAAAGTCACCAGTTATACATTTTTAAACACTGGTGATAGAGCACACAAGGTAGAATACTACCAATTACAGGGTTATTATTTCAATTAACCTGCAGTTTAAGAATGCATGTCCACCTCTTATCGTAATTACCTACAACAATTAAATGGGAAAACtctaaaaagaaaacaagaaaacaaaCATGAAGAGAGTGGTACCTGACGAAGATTAATAAGATGCTCAAACGCATCCTTTATTGTATTGCAAAAAGCTTCATTCTTGGAAAAGCTTTCTTCCCATATAGTATCCAGAGAAGCCTTGAATTCTAAAAGGGATGAGACCATATCTTTGTCCTTCTCATCATCCATGACTATATTTTGCCCAGTTCTTCGTATATATGAGCTAAGGGCTTGTCTTAATGATTCAAGGGCATTGACTCTTGAAATAAGTGTGTACATTCTCAGAAGATCTCCCATACGGTTTCCATCCATCAGCAATGTAAATCCCTAAAGCCAAAAAGAATCCTAAATAAATATTGGAGTTATACTAGAAAACAATATGGAAGAAGAACAAGAActtatgatatattataaatctGAGTTATAATGGAACCTTATCAAGGATTGCAGATATATGACGTTCAAGAAGTTGTCTTTCTGTGGTTGCTATCAATGGTTTTCTTGTACTTGAATCAAGATAGTGCAAACATCTATCTTGCTCTGCCTGCAACCTTCCCTGAAATAACAGGTCAAAAACTAGAATTAACATAAATGGATGATTAGTGAACAAAATAAGGAAGATTAACGAACCGTTATTCAATGGACACAGTATGCAATCTCTTTTGTACAAGGAATCTACCAAGCCGTTCACATTAACTAACTATGATATTCAAGGTTTTATTTCGTTAGATTGGAAGTCTTATTTATAGGTGTCTCCCTTTTGTGTGAGCTCTTCATTTTGTACGTCCAAgtgttctttatttttttcttaatgagaCTTTGGTTTTTCattagaaaataatttttttaaaaatgaacaaaaacaaacaaacaagagTCCGCACCTCTGCATGCTTTAAATATTCTGAAACATCTGACTGCTGCATGTGTTTCATGCCTTCAGCAGCATAAAACTCAGAAGTGTATTCAAGGAATGGCTTTTCAAAGCTTTCTGAGTAAATTCCTAGTGCGGTAAACATCTTCAAGAGGTGGTTGAGGAGAGTCCGATTAATTGCTTCACCTAGCCTAAATGGCCAATAAAAGATCCATGTTAATCGAATATTTtacataataaataaataagaatctTTTAATATGAAATAATCTAGCAAATAAagcaaaacataaaaattaaaaaataaactttatattttatttcataatttCAGCCATCAGTAAAATTGGCTTGTGTAGTTTTATGaaattctattttttctttttaataaaagttGTACGAATTTTTTAGACACGGTGGAAAACAACAATGTACAAAATTCCACCATAAACCAATCTACACATACAAACATGTAATGTCTGGTTTGGAACAGGccattaataattataataatacaaTAAACAAGAACCAAACAATTATAATGGCCAAGAAGGAGATTCACTGATATCACGATTATTTGTTTTTGATAGCATCAACAACTTCATTGAGAAAGAATGAAATAATATAAGGGcatggaaatatatatatacatatacaagCCCACAAAAGCGATCCTCCTAAAAAGAAGGGTTTCCAAATAAGCAAAATATTACCTAATGAATAGTTACAAAAAGCTTTGAAACCGAAGCCCAAACCGAAACATGAAATCTCACTAAAGACCAAATCTCACCGAGGTCCTCCAAACTTCTAAACACCCTATTGTTTCTCTTCCCCCCAAATGTCCCACAACTCAGCACACACACCAGTAAGCCACAACAAACAACCTCTCTCTTTGAAAAGCAAACAGAGGAAATCCGCCAACAATCTGAATGTCAAACTCCTACATGAAATAAATCCACGCAGACCTCGCATACTGCTGCAAGAAAGAAGGTGATTCAGGTTTTCCTCTGCCTCCCAACACAGAATACAGCATAAAGGACCTATTAACGGACCATCTTCCTAGCAAGCCTATCCAAAGTGTACACACGGCCAAGTAAAATCTCCCAGGTAAAGAACTTGTTTTTCTTTGGTATCTTAATCCTCCAGACCACATCAAAGAACGACTCGCTATTCCTCCAGACCACACCTAAAGAAAGATTTACAAGAAAATCCCCCAATAAGATTCGGTTTCCATACACGAACATCCTTTCTCCCCTTCCTAAAATTGCACCCTTCCAACAAAGAAAGAAGATGGGCAGTCTTCATCTTTCCCTAATGGAGAAATGACGATGGAAACCAAAAGAGAACACAGAACTACCTGACCAAACCAACAAGTCAGAGATCAGATgattttttaaaggaaaataaatgaTAGAGATGAGGAAATGTAGAGTAAAAGGGTTATCCCCCACCCATTGATTTTCCCAAAAATACGCATCCTTACCATTCCCACAATTTATCTAACCAAAAGGGAGGAGGGAAGCTCAAACGCAATATCTTTCCAAGGATTCCGATGTGTGCCTTTAACCCCCTTTCACCGCCCAATCAAAGGGATGGGTGCTATGCTTACTCACAATGATCCTATGCCACAAAGATTCGAATTCGAGGACAAAACACCAAAGCTCTTAGCCGACAAAGCTTTGTTACTAAGCCTTAAATTTCCAATCACTAACCACCTAAGTTCACCGAGTGCCCAACAACCTCCTAGCTAACCAAATGAGAACCCTTTCCTTCATCCACCCCTTCCAAAAGAAAGTCTCTCATGTACTTCTCAAGGCTTTTGTAGACTAAGCTGGGACCTCTAAACAGTGATAGACTAGAAAATGGAATACCACTCAACATAGTTCTGATCAAGGTAAGTCTACCAGTTTGGAAAAGTAACCTTTCTTCCAAGAGCAAGCCATTTACGGATCTTCTCAAAAATGGAGTCTCCAAAACGACGAGGCCCTTGGGTTACCCTCCAGAGGAAAGCCAAAATAACATGAAGGGAAGGATTTTACCTCATAACCAATCATACTTGTCCACCTTCCAAACTTATCCTGATCACAGTTGATACCCAAGATAGGGCACTTACTCCTATTATTTTAAGCCGAGGCATGGCCTCAAAACAAAACCCCACCATATGGTGAAGGGGCAAGAAGTTCTCATTGTCTAAACAAAACATTGTATCATCAGCAAATTGGAGACTCGTTACAACCAACCCTAAAAGACTCGATGATATTTCCTTCCACCCCACTGAAGATGAGACGACTACAATATCCACAGCAATTAAGAACAAGAAAAGGGATAAATGATCCCTTTATCTTAAGCCTTTTCATAGACAAGTTTGAAAACAACACCCTCCTTCTTATTAGCTCTGTAGTCCTCAATGGCTTCATTGGCTATTAAAGCCCAGTCAAGAATTCACAGTCGGCTAAGAAAGCACCCCGACTCAGCAGTAGTCGAGGAAAGCACTCTCCTAAGACCATTTGCAAGGACCTTAACCAAAATCTTATAGACACTAATGATAAGACTAATGGGTCTGAACTCCTTCACCTTACTAGCATTTTTCTTCTTAGGAATTAGGTACACAAAAGTTCCCTCCAAAGTACGATTCAAGATGCCGCTCTGGAAAAACATCTCTAAAAACACCTTGCAACTCTCCCTTAACCAAATCCAAATTATCTTGGAAAAAAGCCATAAAAAAGTCATTCAGCCCTAAGGATTTGCTTCGATCACAACCAAAGACCTCCCTCCTTAATTTCATCCAAAGTGAAAGGAACCACCAACTCCTCATCCTCCCAAACGAAATGGGACTCCACTCAATACCATCAACAAACTGCTCGGCCCTAACAACCGGGTTAAACAACTCGGAGAAAGTTGATAGAACCTCCTCCTCAACCTCTTTATCATTCCTAGTACTCTCCCCATTTTCCAAGATCAAAGGAcctatacaattcttatttCTTCTTCCACTAACCACTCTATGGAAGAAGGCAGTGTCACAATCTCCTTCCTTAGCCCATTTGATTTTAATCTATTGACCCCAACAGATACTTCCTTTTCTAATCATGTCAAAAAGTTCCACTTCAGGGCTCCCTCTCGTTCCTCAAGGTACCATCCAAGAGCTCTCCACATCTAAAGGATTACTAATAAGTAATTAATAATGCGTTAgaaatataaaattttcaacAATCAAACATATTTTGGAGCATTTCCACCAACGTTTAGCCCCCAAACAACTATCCAAGAGTATATCACATAGATACATTGGAGTGTTTGTGGCAAGGagtgagttattatagtcttaGGTTATTATAGTTTGGTTAGAATAGTTTGTGTTGGAGGTGTAGATTATTTTAGCTtgggttataatagtatgtgtttggtacgtagactattttagtttgacaaggaaatagtaaacactatagcaaaaaataaaaaaattatgaatgtCAAATAGTAAAAACGGTAGCAAATAGTAAATATGGTAGCACAAATAGTGTTTACCGTATCTAATTGAAGacttttaaatagtatttactGTAGCAAGAGATGGTTTTTATAGTCCTAGATAATCTTTGCCCCAAGTGGCTTCattaaatttcaaacaaaaaggATCATATACAAAAACTTGGCCTTATCTATAAATATCAACTCCATGACTTCGAAAAAAACTCATCTAATACCATGATAGTTTACAATACAACAAGGCATATCCATTTATTAGAATCTACGGTGCCAAGGACTCATCTTCCATTTACAAAGATTAAATAAGCACATCAAATCTGGTGTCTGATCCATAAATTGAAAATTCATGGAAGGAGAAGGGCCAAAGGTGAATGGCTCAATGAGGAAAAGAACATTTCACAGAGATATTGATCAATAAGGCATTTTCTATATGGTTCTGCTAGCATTCAATATTTGATTCAAAAATACCCACAAATCAAAGGAAGACCAACGTCCAAAATATTGAAGAAGCTTAGAAATACCAAGTCACAAAGCAAAGTATGGAGTAAGTGCCCTTTCATTGCTGTGTTTGCTGAAATGGTGTGATCCAAATATGAGATCATCTACATGTCACTTTCTAACAAGGAAAAAGACTAGAGACATATATAGAGGAACTCAATGGCATGTGAAGAACAAAGGGAACAAGATTGATTCAGAAAAGTATGGCACAAAAGCGAAGATGACAACCTTCTCCGATTATTAGGTGGGCCAATCCTTTTAAGAAACGGATAATTTTGTGGCTGAACACGTTTAAGACCACAGCTGGCCTATGGCTAGAAAGGAACAACCAGATCATTCAAGCCAATGACAGAGGTTAGGAGGTAATCGTTGGCCCAACCATATCGCATGCTTCGATGATAATCCTTCGTGTACCTATCTCTTTTTAACTTGAATTGCTGTgtccttttcctttttaaaattcTAAACGGCAGGGGATCACTTTGATTCATTTTCACAAAATTAATGAAAGGAGCTTCTTACTCCAAATGTGTATATAAATGGACAAAAATGTCTGTGAAAAGAAACGAGTCCCATAATTGCTTGTCAATCCTCATTAGAAAGCACAGAAGCCTAAACCAGAATTTGTCGCTACCATTTCTGTCAATAGCTTATAGTCTTAAACCATTTAAATAAACCAAAGAATGGTAATAAATTTTTGCAAAAAAGCTTCTTCATCAACAAATACCTTGACTACTAAAATTATTAACTCAAAAAGGGCATGAGAATTCTCTTGCAGCCATCTTTTTATATCATGTTTCTTCTGCTAAACATTCTGGTATTTAATAATGTGGAATTTAGCTGGAAAATTGCTCTACCCAACAATAATGTGGTCTCTTAATAAATAGCATTCTAATTAGACAACCAAAGGAGATTCTTTGGCCCCATTACAGTCAAGCTTTCTTATGGTCTCTTTCGATTGATCGGAATTCACGTATCTTTGTAGACACTGACCAAgatcttgaatcttctatttctTTGGTTAGTTTTACAGCTCTTAATGTTGTCAATTGGTTTCACCTTTTTGTAGCTACAGCTTAACTACTCTTATGTCACATTGAAGATGTTTTTTGTAGATATCCAATAGGTTTTCATTAGTACATCTATTTTATCAATTAATGAAATGGTGTTGATTTCTGTCCCAAAACAAATTCATGAGGAATCACAATCCTAAACTAgttccaaaaaaataaataaataaaatgcaaTGCAATGTGCAAAGGCAATGTGCAAATGCAATATCCATTATACTTAATAAAATTATTGCATCATCAGAATAGAAATTGACCTTTCTTTCTCGATCATTCTTAATAGACCAGTAACAGTTTTGTGCTCAACCTCTGAAGATAAAGATAAATGCTTTCTGAAAAGTTGCAACCCCATGTCCCATAATGAGCACACACTTGGTGTTTGTTTGACATAAGTCCTGTCCAGATACAGGGCAATGCCACGAATCATCAACATCTGATCACAAAAATCTTGCCAGCATTTCTCAACATATGCCAAGAAAACCACCAAATCTGGGCTTTGCCCAACCAAAGACTGCAATGCTGCAGATATGTGTACTTCACACTCCTTTTCGATTCGCCGATAAAGGTTACCACCCATTTTGTGCAAGCAAAGATCGTTAACAGCCTGCATACACCAATTGGTTGAAAGACCTCAGATATGGATAAACAGAAGGAAAAA comes from Cucumis melo cultivar AY chromosome 12, USDA_Cmelo_AY_1.0, whole genome shotgun sequence and encodes:
- the LOC103487708 gene encoding cullin-4, yielding MSLPTKRSATATANANTNTAASSLLSSPSSSPTSTTPSSISSPPMKKTKSQPLDPNKNGLHHHDDPDFDPSSMPLDDEDLKPPHHSSLIGASRSVATNLSRKKATPPQPAKKLVIKLLKAKPTLPANFEEDTWAKLKSAICAIFLKQPNSCDLEKLYQAVNDLCLHKMGGNLYRRIEKECEVHISAALQSLVGQSPDLVVFLAYVEKCWQDFCDQMLMIRGIALYLDRTYVKQTPSVCSLWDMGLQLFRKHLSLSSEVEHKTVTGLLRMIEKERLGEAINRTLLNHLLKMFTALGIYSESFEKPFLEYTSEFYAAEGMKHMQQSDVSEYLKHAEGRLQAEQDRCLHYLDSSTRKPLIATTERQLLERHISAILDKGFTLLMDGNRMGDLLRMYTLISRVNALESLRQALSSYIRRTGQNIVMDDEKDKDMVSSLLEFKASLDTIWEESFSKNEAFCNTIKDAFEHLINLRQNRPAELIAKFLDEKLRAGNKGTSEEELEGTLDKVLVLFRFIQGKDVFEAFYKKDLAKRLLLGKSASIDAEKSMISKLKTECGSQFTNKLEGMFKDIELSKEINESFKQSSQARTKLPMGIEMSVHVLTTGYWPTYPPMDVRLPHELNVYQDIFKEFYLSKYSGRRLMWHNSLGHCVLKAEFPKGKKELAVSLFQTVVLMLFNDAEKLSFQDIRESTGIEDKELRRTLQSLACGKVRVLQKIPKGRDVEDNDSFVFNDGFTAPLYRLKVNAIQMKETVEENTSTTERVFQDRQYQVDAAIVRIMKTRKVLSHTLLITELFQQLKFPIKPADLKKRIESLIDREYLERDKNNPQIYNYLA